In the genome of Hyphomonas sp. Mor2, one region contains:
- a CDS encoding M23 family metallopeptidase — protein MKIRHWGLLAVSALALSACDVVRVPGYEQDPGPAIPDGAPGPPPPTEPVDDPWGEGPLDPVDDPAPVDPDPTTEDPVGEDPEPEVPVSPPPPPPLPIKFEYFAPGDLIPGTGTGQGDDTVYAPDMLFPIKTAPTWPQSMVYRLGGAVGGDQCDPANYDIPWRDNFCEKRTSTRNTPMCPTNQVHQGQDIRVGSAADCNALRGQPKAERGLHEVIAVEDGIIQHIGTYSVQLKGTDTGNIYSYLHLNMRRLRVSALDTVSAGDTLGFVSNDFGSTPTTFHLHFEIKAPIEGEGIVHVPPYMSLVAAYERRESGRGELVEDDTVAIASFPSFPDDIEIVE, from the coding sequence ATGAAAATTAGACATTGGGGGCTGTTAGCCGTCTCAGCGCTCGCTTTGTCCGCGTGTGACGTCGTGCGCGTGCCAGGGTATGAGCAGGATCCCGGACCGGCGATTCCGGATGGTGCGCCCGGGCCGCCGCCACCGACCGAGCCGGTCGATGATCCGTGGGGGGAGGGGCCACTCGACCCGGTTGATGATCCAGCGCCGGTTGATCCCGATCCAACTACGGAAGACCCTGTGGGCGAAGATCCTGAACCGGAAGTTCCGGTCTCTCCGCCGCCCCCGCCACCCTTGCCGATCAAGTTCGAGTATTTTGCTCCGGGTGATCTGATCCCAGGTACGGGGACCGGGCAGGGCGACGATACCGTGTATGCGCCGGACATGCTGTTCCCGATCAAGACGGCGCCGACCTGGCCGCAATCCATGGTCTATCGTCTTGGCGGTGCCGTCGGTGGTGACCAGTGCGATCCGGCCAATTACGACATTCCGTGGCGGGACAATTTCTGCGAAAAGCGCACTTCAACGCGCAATACGCCGATGTGCCCCACCAATCAGGTGCACCAGGGACAGGATATCCGCGTCGGTAGCGCAGCCGACTGCAATGCTCTGCGCGGGCAACCAAAAGCCGAGCGCGGGCTGCATGAAGTGATCGCGGTCGAGGACGGGATCATCCAACATATCGGTACCTACTCGGTTCAGCTCAAAGGAACCGACACAGGAAACATCTATTCCTATCTTCACCTCAACATGCGGCGCTTGCGGGTTTCTGCACTGGACACGGTGAGCGCCGGGGACACGCTTGGATTTGTGTCGAATGATTTCGGGTCCACGCCGACCACCTTCCATTTGCACTTCGAGATCAAGGCCCCCATCGAGGGAGAAGGGATCGTGCATGTGCCACCCTATATGTCCCTTGTCGCAGCCTATGAACGTCGTGAGAGCGGGCGTGGAGAATTGGTCGAAGACGATACGGTCGCGATTGCCAGTTTTCCAAGTTTCCCGGATGATATCGAGATCGTCGAATAG